Proteins encoded within one genomic window of Thioploca ingrica:
- a CDS encoding signal transduction histidine kinase yields MGIWHTLQHTIYQHHYAQFEERIAQIKTTISHRFYAYEQMLRGIESLFAAVPVVTYPVWYKYVSYLQGQNDYPQFTSIFFAKYILDKEKDKYTTPIQTPRVSHYTVQPSGKRPEYLPIVYQKSFTAIDLKNGFDLLTDSNQRAAIERARDTALPSLTKQIQWLIPNQQEKTTGFFLYLPLYYQRSTSFKTVTTRRADFFGVILVSFSMDEFIHDHLNRYSDIAVTIHDSEPQYLENQVDNNQLTYNPIHPYFFKVIYLEIGGQLWQIRLVTLPHSNTIAYHQIQYGVFISGLIMSLLLAGMTGSFIKTRRINSRLQTEINKRIRLEKRLRNREKLLRLVIDSIPQYIFWKDLNQVYLGCNQHFATLTGAGSPAQIVGKTDSEITWPVKNYQNFHSVIQQVLARNSPEYHTIEILQLEGKPPQWLDIHLISLQDCESQIMGILVTFADITEQKLAEQALKQAHLELHQFKTTLDMAPDGVFIREADTLKLSYVNQGMTKLFGYTETELLQTMPGAFNPEISEQQLSTLLNSLRNGSQPAITFETVRQHQNGSVIPIEISLQYIEVPEQLSRFIGIVRDITERKQAQTLLQQAIETVAQVNIELSQFKMTLDMTLDIVLMRDANTLKFTYANQGAVKQLGYTQAELLQLTPVQLTPEFTPDSLRAWLAPLVTGSQSAMTFETVAQHKAGHLIPVEIFVQYIKVPGVDRFISIARDITERKQAEIALLQAKKLAESAKQEAEIANRAKSIFLANMSHELRTPLNSILGYAQILSRDSQLTAKQQEGVDIIQRSGDYLLTLINDILDLAKIEAGKIELWLTDFNFIHFIQSITDLFSWRAQQKGISFRYEALSHLPKGVRTDEKRLRQILINLLGNAIKFTDKGGVTLKMGYHNQRIRFQIEDTGIGIAPDELDRIFTPFQQVGDPHYWAQGTGLGLAITKNLIEIMGGKLAVESTFQRGSTFWFALDLPDVSDLMKKEPHELQVIIGFEGTARKILVVDDKWENRSVIINLLTPLGFEIIEANHGQEGLTKAQALIPDLIITDLVMPVLDGFELIRQLRKIPQLKKIPIIVVSASVFETDQLQSFQAGCDDFLAKPIRADILLDRLQNYLNLQWIYEPIAPPTTSGVNMKPVNHSVTLITPPLAQLVTLYDLAMQGDISGIMAEIDKLEPVEPQWVSFCRQIRQLAKNFEEEKICQLLEQYMNDLGAQPPN; encoded by the coding sequence ATGGGGATATGGCATACATTACAACACACTATTTATCAACACCATTATGCGCAATTTGAAGAGCGAATAGCACAAATCAAGACCACTATTTCTCATCGTTTTTATGCCTATGAACAAATGCTACGTGGAATCGAATCTTTATTTGCTGCTGTTCCGGTGGTGACTTATCCGGTCTGGTATAAATATGTTAGCTATCTCCAGGGACAAAATGACTATCCTCAGTTTACCAGCATTTTCTTTGCTAAATATATATTAGACAAGGAAAAAGATAAATATACTACGCCGATTCAAACGCCCAGAGTTTCTCATTATACCGTTCAACCTTCCGGAAAACGTCCTGAATATCTGCCCATTGTTTACCAAAAATCATTCACCGCCATTGATTTAAAAAATGGCTTTGATTTGCTCACTGATTCCAACCAGCGTGCGGCTATAGAACGTGCTCGTGATACCGCTCTGCCAAGTCTTACTAAGCAAATACAATGGCTTATTCCCAATCAGCAAGAAAAAACCACCGGCTTTTTTCTGTATCTGCCGCTCTATTATCAACGGAGTACTTCTTTTAAGACAGTGACTACCCGTAGAGCCGATTTCTTTGGAGTGATATTGGTTTCATTCAGTATGGATGAATTTATTCATGATCATTTGAATCGCTATTCTGATATCGCTGTTACGATTCATGATAGCGAGCCTCAGTACTTAGAAAATCAAGTTGATAACAATCAATTAACTTATAATCCTATTCATCCCTATTTTTTCAAAGTGATTTACTTAGAAATAGGTGGTCAGTTATGGCAAATTCGCTTGGTTACTTTACCCCATTCTAATACCATAGCTTATCACCAAATCCAGTATGGCGTATTTATCAGTGGTCTAATAATGAGTTTATTATTAGCGGGTATGACGGGGTCATTTATAAAAACGCGTCGAATCAATAGCCGCTTACAAACAGAAATTAATAAAAGAATCCGCCTGGAAAAAAGATTACGTAATCGAGAAAAATTACTGCGTTTAGTCATAGACAGTATCCCACAATATATTTTCTGGAAAGACCTTAATCAAGTTTACTTAGGTTGTAATCAACATTTTGCCACCCTGACCGGTGCCGGTTCACCCGCACAAATTGTCGGTAAAACCGATAGTGAAATAACCTGGCCAGTGAAAAATTACCAGAATTTTCATTCGGTTATTCAGCAAGTACTCGCAAGAAATTCCCCAGAATACCACACCATTGAAATTTTACAATTGGAAGGTAAACCACCTCAATGGCTAGATATTCATCTGATTTCTTTACAAGATTGTGAGAGTCAAATAATGGGTATTTTAGTGACATTTGCCGATATTACTGAACAAAAATTAGCGGAACAAGCCCTAAAACAAGCGCATTTGGAATTACATCAATTCAAAACCACTTTGGATATGGCGCCAGATGGTGTGTTTATCCGTGAAGCCGATACCTTAAAACTTTCTTATGTCAATCAGGGCATGACGAAACTATTTGGCTATACGGAAACGGAATTATTGCAAACCATGCCCGGTGCTTTCAACCCAGAAATTTCTGAACAACAGTTGTCAACCTTACTTAATTCTTTACGTAATGGTTCGCAACCCGCCATTACCTTTGAAACGGTACGTCAGCATCAAAATGGGAGCGTGATTCCGATAGAAATTTCTTTGCAATATATTGAAGTACCTGAACAACTAAGCCGATTCATTGGGATTGTCCGTGATATTACCGAACGCAAACAGGCTCAAACTTTACTACAACAAGCTATCGAAACCGTAGCACAAGTGAATATTGAACTCAGCCAGTTTAAAATGACTTTAGACATGACCTTAGATATCGTGTTAATGCGGGATGCCAATACCTTAAAATTCACTTATGCTAATCAAGGTGCAGTCAAACAACTGGGTTACACTCAAGCGGAACTATTACAACTCACGCCAGTCCAATTGACGCCAGAATTTACTCCAGATAGTTTACGAGCCTGGCTTGCTCCACTGGTGACTGGTTCTCAATCCGCCATGACTTTTGAAACCGTTGCGCAACATAAAGCCGGACACCTGATTCCGGTAGAAATTTTTGTTCAATATATTAAAGTTCCGGGTGTCGATCGATTTATCTCCATTGCTCGCGATATTACTGAACGTAAACAAGCCGAAATCGCTTTATTACAAGCCAAAAAATTAGCCGAAAGTGCTAAACAAGAAGCAGAGATTGCCAATCGAGCTAAAAGTATTTTTCTGGCTAATATGAGCCATGAACTTCGCACCCCACTCAATAGCATTTTAGGCTATGCGCAAATCTTGAGTCGTGACTCACAATTAACCGCTAAACAACAAGAAGGAGTCGATATTATTCAACGCAGTGGTGATTACCTGTTAACGTTGATTAATGACATTTTGGATTTAGCTAAAATTGAAGCCGGTAAAATTGAACTATGGCTCACTGACTTTAACTTTATTCACTTTATTCAAAGTATTACTGATTTATTTTCGTGGCGCGCCCAACAAAAAGGTATTTCTTTTCGTTATGAAGCACTTTCCCATCTACCCAAAGGGGTTCGCACCGATGAAAAACGCTTACGCCAAATTTTAATTAATTTATTAGGTAACGCCATTAAATTTACCGACAAAGGGGGCGTGACTTTAAAAATGGGTTACCATAATCAAAGAATTCGTTTTCAGATTGAAGACACCGGAATTGGGATTGCTCCCGATGAATTAGATAGAATTTTTACGCCTTTTCAACAAGTCGGTGATCCACATTATTGGGCGCAAGGGACGGGTTTAGGTTTAGCTATCACCAAAAATTTAATTGAAATTATGGGTGGAAAGTTAGCGGTTGAAAGTACTTTTCAGCGAGGCAGTACCTTTTGGTTTGCTTTAGATTTGCCGGACGTTTCTGACCTGATGAAAAAAGAACCCCATGAACTTCAGGTTATCATTGGTTTTGAAGGAACTGCACGTAAAATTTTGGTGGTCGATGACAAATGGGAAAATCGTTCTGTCATTATTAATCTGTTAACGCCACTGGGTTTTGAGATCATTGAAGCCAACCACGGTCAAGAAGGCTTAACTAAAGCACAAGCGCTCATACCCGATTTAATCATAACCGACTTAGTCATGCCGGTATTAGATGGTTTTGAATTGATTCGGCAACTCAGAAAAATACCGCAACTTAAAAAAATACCCATTATTGTCGTCTCGGCGAGTGTTTTTGAGACTGATCAACTACAGAGCTTTCAAGCCGGTTGCGATGATTTTCTAGCTAAACCGATTCGAGCTGATATTTTATTAGATCGATTACAAAACTATTTAAATCTACAATGGATTTATGAACCCATTGCTCCGCCAACGACCAGCGGCGTTAATATGAAACCAGTGAATCATTCGGTTACTTTAATTACGCCACCATTAGCACAATTGGTAACACTTTATGATTTAGCTATGCAAGGAGATATTAGCGGGATTATGGCAGAAATAGATAAACTAGAACCCGTTGAGCCGCAATGGGTATCTTTTTGTCGCCAAATTCGCCAATTAGCCAAAAATTTTGAAGAAGAAAAAATTTGTCAATTACTTGAACAATATATGAATGACCTTGGCGCTCAACCACCGAATTAG
- a CDS encoding signal transduction histidine kinase, protein MPIKKSTKEQLLVEIEQLQHLLETLRSEKANLEIMLETTTEHADAIESQLLTAREIAEEASRAKSQFLANMSHEIRTPLNGIIGMTNLLSDTPLTYVQRDYVDTIRTSGEVLLALVNDILDFSKIEAGKLDLESQPIDLRQCIEESLDLLAPAAAQKQINLAYLIANDTPEIVVSDVTRLRQILGNLLSNAVKFTPHGGEVVVSVSAYPLSAEENSPSEKSTDYTEYELHFAVKDTGIGIPPERVNTIFQSFSQVDASITRKYGGTGLGLVISQRLSQMMGGQIWVESEVGTGSTFHVTIVTQASYSEHYAHLTRKHPHLLNKRLLISSSNKTNCMLLKQQTKRWGMKSQIATTLLEVFGALRQNPQWDVIIVEMSSPENKDLILLEKMTKFQKKRLPLILLVPIYHIQQNQPNIVACLSKPIKPIKLYEVLIELFTPPAHTTPLPPTATTHSLPKTILNSNPLKILLAEDNLVNQKVALLLLKKLGHEVVDVVSNGLEVLTALQRHSYDIIFMDIQMPEMDGLTATRQIIKEWSGKPRPWIIAMTANAMQGDREICLAAGMDDYLSKPIREEELAQALLQCYSHKDISSS, encoded by the coding sequence ATGCCAATCAAAAAATCAACTAAAGAACAACTTCTTGTAGAAATAGAACAATTGCAGCACCTGCTAGAAACACTCAGAAGCGAAAAAGCCAATCTAGAAATCATGCTGGAAACGACCACTGAGCATGCTGATGCGATTGAAAGTCAATTACTGACTGCTCGAGAAATTGCAGAGGAGGCTTCTCGAGCGAAGTCACAGTTTCTCGCTAATATGAGTCATGAGATTCGTACCCCCTTAAATGGGATTATCGGCATGACGAACTTGTTATCAGATACGCCGCTGACCTATGTGCAACGAGATTATGTTGATACCATTCGAACCAGTGGTGAAGTACTCCTGGCGCTGGTCAATGATATTCTTGATTTCTCTAAAATTGAAGCGGGTAAATTAGATCTCGAAAGTCAACCCATTGATTTACGCCAATGTATAGAAGAATCACTCGATTTATTAGCACCCGCCGCCGCTCAAAAACAAATTAATTTAGCTTATTTAATCGCCAATGATACCCCGGAAATCGTAGTCAGTGATGTGACGCGGTTGCGACAAATATTAGGCAATTTGCTGAGTAATGCCGTCAAATTTACCCCCCATGGTGGTGAAGTCGTCGTCTCGGTATCCGCTTATCCGTTATCAGCAGAAGAAAATAGTCCTAGCGAAAAATCCACTGACTACACCGAATATGAATTACATTTTGCGGTTAAAGACACCGGTATTGGAATTCCTCCGGAGCGAGTTAATACAATTTTTCAATCCTTTAGTCAAGTAGATGCTTCCATCACGCGCAAGTACGGTGGTACGGGACTTGGATTAGTGATTAGTCAACGTCTAAGCCAGATGATGGGTGGACAAATTTGGGTTGAGAGTGAAGTGGGTACGGGTTCAACTTTTCACGTCACGATTGTTACTCAAGCAAGCTATAGCGAACACTACGCTCATTTAACTCGTAAACATCCTCATTTACTCAATAAACGGTTACTGATTAGTAGTTCCAATAAGACCAACTGTATGTTATTAAAACAACAAACTAAACGTTGGGGAATGAAATCGCAGATTGCAACGACTTTGCTCGAAGTGTTTGGCGCCTTACGTCAGAACCCACAATGGGATGTCATTATTGTTGAAATGTCCTCACCAGAAAATAAAGATCTCATTTTGCTTGAAAAAATGACTAAATTTCAAAAAAAAAGGTTGCCCTTAATTTTATTAGTACCGATTTATCATATTCAGCAAAATCAACCGAATATTGTCGCTTGCTTATCTAAACCGATTAAACCGATTAAACTTTATGAAGTATTAATTGAACTGTTTACTCCTCCGGCTCATACCACGCCTTTACCACCGACAGCGACGACTCACTCACTACCCAAAACTATCTTAAACTCAAACCCATTAAAAATTTTGTTAGCAGAAGATAATTTAGTCAATCAAAAGGTAGCCTTATTACTTCTAAAGAAATTAGGTCATGAAGTGGTTGATGTGGTTAGTAATGGTTTAGAGGTATTAACTGCTTTACAACGCCATTCTTATGATATTATTTTCATGGATATTCAAATGCCAGAAATGGATGGACTGACTGCCACTCGCCAAATTATTAAAGAATGGTCAGGTAAACCACGTCCTTGGATTATTGCGATGACGGCTAATGCGATGCAAGGCGATCGAGAAATTTGTTTAGCCGCCGGTATGGATGACTATTTGAGTAAACCGATTCGTGAGGAAGAATTAGCCCAAGCTTTATTACAGTGCTATTCTCATAAAGATATTTCCAGCAGTTAA